A single window of Aphidius gifuensis isolate YNYX2018 linkage group LG1, ASM1490517v1, whole genome shotgun sequence DNA harbors:
- the LOC122849245 gene encoding serine/threonine-protein phosphatase 2A 65 kDa regulatory subunit A alpha isoform-like — translation MPFLTWTMYDGDEVSLALAEQLLTFTPLVGGLDHVYCLLPPLEALAAVEETVIRDKAIELSRNIASQHSPAYLEDHFVPLVYNVWHLVINLRQEHQHVV, via the exons ATGCCTTTTTTGACGTGGACAATGTATGATGGAGATGAAGTTTCATTGGCACTCGCTGAACAACTTCTAACATTCACACCACTCGTAGGTGGACTTGatcatgtttattgtttattg CCACCACTTGAAGCATTGGCAGCTGTTGAAGAAACAGTTATACGTGACAAAGCAATTGAATTGTCGCGTAATATTGCAAGTCAACACAGTCCAGCATATCTTGAAGATCATTTTGTTCCATTGGTATACAACGTTTGGCATCTGGTGATTAATTTACGTCAAGAACATCAGCATGTGGTTTAA